A genomic stretch from Vanrija pseudolonga chromosome 6, complete sequence includes:
- the asl1_2 gene encoding Alkali-sensitive linkage protein 1, translating into MGRQGKGGISWPIQEETSDPVAKFFQPGSKLSWHYNWNKNWDVLLPHTTPGLSIDADFVPMIFAPAYLDNEFKLQDGWSLLLGYNEPDHIDPEVAVPTTPANAARAWVELAKLRTDGKKLVSPAVAGNIDWLKEWFSLIPEDTRPDYLAVHVYTTTFDDFRRQVENYHDTFNLPIIVTEFAMTSFDPNVPPPQSMQQVHDFMGQTTAWLDETEWIERFAWFGAVRNAYNLHGVHEFNRLMDADGDLTALGHQYVHGGHG; encoded by the exons ATGGGCAGACAGGGCAAG GGAGGCATCAGCTGGCCGATCCAAGAGGAGACATCGGACCCCGTGGCAAAGTTCTTCCAGCCCGGCTCG AAACTCTCCTGGCACTACAACTGGAACAAGAACTGGGACGTGCTTCTACCGCACACGACGCCGGGGCTGTccatcgacgccgactttGTGCCCATGAT CTTTGCACCGGCATACCTCGACAACGAGTTCAAGCTGCAGGACGGGtggtcgctgctgctggggtaCAACGAGCCTG ACCACATCGACCCCGAGGTCGCAGTCCCCACTACACCGGCGAACGCAGCCCGCGCGtgggtcgagctcgccaagctgcggACCGATGGCAAGAAGCTCGTCTCGCCGGCTGTAGCGGGCAACATTGACTggctcaag GAGTGGTTCAGCCTCATTCCAGAGGACACGCGCCCCGACTACCTCGCGGTGCACGTTTACACGACGACGTTTGACGACTTCCGGCGCCAGGTCGAGAATTACCACGATACCTTCAACCTGCCCATCATCGTGACCGAGTTTGCCATGACG AGCTTTGACCCAaacgtgccgccgcctcagAGCATGCAGCAGGTGCACGACTTTATGG GTcagacgacggcgtggctcgacgagacggagTGGATCGA ACGTTTTGCGTGGTTTGGCGCTGTGCGCAACGCGTACAACCTGCACGGGGTGCACGAGTTCAATCGGCTCATGGACGCGGACGGCGATCTGACAGCACT CGGGCATCAGTACGTCCACGGCGGGCATGGTTGA